ataaaaagaaatcGTCATTGTTTATggatatgtaaaaataagatTGGCCCATCATTATACTTTGAAATATTAGATTATATACCATTACACAGTTTATCATTCCCAGGAAATTGCTTATTATATTCTCGTCcacttttaatatttagCAAGCAATTTGATGAATTCGaccatttaaaattaataaaagaaatgtttatacatatatttggAACACCTAAATATCATCCACTAAGTAAACCATTTTATGATCattgttataatttttattatataaatgatttaatatattttcgtCATTATCAAATTCTACCGACAACATTAGCTGACTcgaataatattaataagcAAAAACTAGTGGAGATAGGCCCACAATTTACattacatattataaaaatttttgacaaattttttaaaggagatattatttatgaaaatttgaaatataaaaatagtgaaaCACCAaaacagaaaaaaatgaaacaaaatattaaaaaaaaaattactagtattgaaaaaaagaaatcaTATATGAAGAGAGTTAAGCTCATTCACACCCCAATAAAAACAGACATCGATTTTTAACATATCAAATATGCGTTCATCGATCTGTACACGTGTGCTTGTATTTGTATTAATGACTCTGTAGAAACAGAGCATTTTAtctcattttattttttatagaaatttttttatttattttttttgaatttatgCAAATATGTGTTGAACTATGTATGTAACAtgtacaatattttttcgtgTTTTTTGACACCATAAAAAAACTtgacttttttttaaaataaaaataatgatgtaATTTGGTTATACTTTTCTTTATcgcataaatataattgtatttatatatgcattttgcgtattaaaaataatccttatatatatacaactttttatatttgtaaacGTGGCTAGATAATAGGCATGctattaaaacaaatttcaATTGCAAcataaaattgataaaaatcaaattgccaatttaaaaaacgaaaaaaacattatgcTATACGAAATATAGCGATCAATAggaaaatacaaataaaaaaatatttataatgttaaaaaaaaaacgtaaaatagataaaatgataatagGATGGAACGTATTTTGttcacaaaaatatttataggaAACTCactacaaaatatataattttttatatacgtCTGTGAGGTACGCTGcattattcaaataaaaaaatataaggcTAAActggataaaaaaatacaaatatttcaatAGCATTGTATATAACATACATGCgcgttttcatttttcaaatttttccTTTCGCTAagctttttattttatatttttttattaaaaatagcgctattttttgttatgtttaagagaaataatatagtgATACAAAACAGagcaatattatataaattatatgctTCTGAAATAATTTgcgtataaaaatattactagatagaaaaggaaaaagataagaatataaaagatgaaaatttaaatcataaaaatgCATTATTTGAAACATTTTGCTTAGTGGTATAGCAAAATTGtgaattatatgaataaatatatacatacatatatttatataaattcgtaagcatatatatgtttattgatatattttgcTGCATTTGTCAAGTTATATACcaaggaaaaaaatgtcCTTAGCTAGAGAAAAATATCTTAAGAGAAAAAGGGAGCTGCTCGAAAGCATAAACATAATTGACAGCAATTTagaagataaaaaagatgGTCGATCTAAGGAAAAAATTGgtgaaaacaaaaatgatTCACAAAAAGATAACAAACGAAAACATGAGGaaagacaaaaatattatgaaaataacaaaagaGATTATGAACAGAATAAGAGCATAAAAACGAATGAATCGGGTGGGAATAATAGTAAGAATTATGATAGTTTGAACagaatagaaaaaaataaaacaaaacacAGTACTCACCATGAtagaaatgaaaataattcgTATAGCAACGCGAATCGAGACGATTCACCATTAAGTATtagagaaaataaatactcTCGTAATGATAATCTTGGAATGAAGCCACCGTctaatatgaataaaaatgataatagaTTATCTACCCAGAATTATAGAGGGTCAAACAATGTTTCAGATGCTCAATTAGATGCAAGATATAAGGACCCATTAAAAGATATtccaaatttaaaaaacatcGAAATATACGATAGTTcgattttgttattatttacgTGTAAAATTTTGCTAGAAATGAGCGAAATGGATGGAGGGAAGCCAAATAATGTGAAGAAAGTATCCATTACATCTGTGGAAATTTTGAGAGAAATAAAATCTAGAAAccgtaaaaatataaaatttttaaaaataaatattttaaataatgttttaGTTCACTTGACCAAAAATAGAAGTAGCGAAAAACATGATTATGGAAAAAGGAGCGCATCAGATGTGGTGTGcgaaaaatataaggaAATAAAACTAGAAGGTTCGTGCATAGATATAGAAAACGTcggaataaatattattataaaaactgtatatataaataatatcaaaaaGCTGCTTCTTAGATATATGTACAAATTTAGCACTACTAATAATTCTATGATGAACCccaatttttcaaaaaatatggctAGAATGgaaaaagatgaaatatatagattaggaaataattcaaatgaatacaatattaataatagtaatatgGATGGTTATAATAACAACAATATGTTGGGGCAAAGGGAAGCCTCATATAATTCTTTAACTgcagaaaatgataatactAAAAGTTTTGGAGCACAACAATATTTACCAGAACAATATCCAAATACAGGAAGCGAAATGATGCAtatcaataataatattatcagTGGGAATGTACATATCGAAGGGGGAAGTAAAATAAACTACCTGGAAAATTTGCTAAATGAGCCTACggcaaaagaaaaaaagataaaagaAGAAACAACAAACATTTTATCTATTTTAGAGGCACCAACAGTAATTGAAGAGTTGAGAATAAAgaaatttcaaaaaaaaaatgattctgtaaaaataatatgtcaACATTTGACAAGGAAAGCATGccaaaaacataataaagaatgtgataaaattcattttaaaaaaataatatccgAGCACACAGATATATCATTAGGTGATTGTTCTTATTTAGATACTTGCAGACATATTGAAACATGCAAATTTGTTCATTATTGTGTTGATAAGGAAgataaaatgataatgaatGAAAAGAGTGAGATGAATAAAGAACaaattagtaaaaaaaaaagtaattacaaaaatacagaaagtttttatacaataaaatatgatgatAATCATACATATGAACCACAATGGATAAGATGCGATTTGCGAAATTTTGATTTAAGCATATTTAATCAATATGTTAGTGTAGTAATGGCAGATCCGCCATGGGATATACATATGGACTTACCTTATGGTACTATGACAGATAATGAAATGAAGCATTTGCCTGTACAACTAATACAAGATGAAGgaatgatatttttatggGTTACAGGGAGAGCAATGGAATTAGCTCGAGAATGTTTACAAATATGGGGATATAAACGAGTAGAAGAAATACTGTGGGTTAAAACAAATCATTTACAAAGAATTATTAGAACCGGTAGAACAGGGCATTGGATAAATCATTCAAAAGAACATTGCTTAGTAGGAATAAAAGGAAATCCAGTGATTAATAGAAATATAGATTGCAATGTTATTGTATCTGAAGTCAGAGAAACATCTAGAAAACCTGatgaaatttataaattaatagaGAGAATGTGCCCCCAAAACTTAAAAATAGAGCTCTTTGGAAGGCCTCATAATGTTAGGCGTAATTGGATAACCCTAGGGAATCAGCTTAACGGTGTTGTGTTGCACCATCCTCAGGTAAAAGAACGATATAACAAGGTGGCACCAAAATTGAATATGCCTTTGTGTGAGTAACGAATGATTCATTAGTGGATAAATCAATACATACGTAGTGATGAAGTGATCCAATTCTACAATGTGTATGATTGCCCACATCCATacgttatttttttttaaacaaaagGTTAATTCAATTTTAACTGTACAATAATCCCTGTTTTATTATCACCATTACTATCACTACTTTCGTACATCCAACAATTCGTTatgttgaaaaatatttaaattgttgTAAAACTTGTTTATGTCGTTGTTTTTTACTATACCATTGCACTTACCATTCTCCGATTTTTGCctcgatttttttttgtgttattatatatgtatataaacgattttatttataaggATAGAGCAAGGAGACACATATGTGAAAGTATGTATATGCACACACatgaattttttcatatataactGTTATCTTGCCATTGtcattaaatttgttataattaatttttttttaccaaTTTTTCTtaactaatttttttaaaacattaaattttgaatatatttttacaaagtCATTCGAAAAACCTATAATATGTTGTAGTGTTCCCTGTGGCTATATGTACATACGTACAAtgaattatgtatatattttatataatttcagAAAAACAATATTGTCAACACCTTTTCAaactttaaaatttataatgaattattcacttataaaagtttattaaaataatataggtttaaatttgttttttattttttctatttttatacattgaAAGAAattcttattatatacattgcTACAGTTCGTATCACAAATAGTCTATCAAATATTcgcttatattttttgcagtttatttttttagtttttttaaaggtGTATTTTTACACTTTGcggattaaaaaaatttatatttttctcaaATTTTAAGATATTATCAATAAGTTTTTCATACATTTAATGGTGAAAAagggaaaatatattcatagatcctgaaaaaataaatataatacatcATGCAACATTGCTGAGGCCCTTTGGAAAATAGGGAATACatacttttatttaaatcgtTATATGatgtaaaataatagtttttaataacatatgtttaataaattttaactATGTTTGGGAAATTTGGAAGaaaaaggaatatatacatataatttctTTCTTGCCATTTTAGGCTattcactattttttttgtatataagtGTAAAGAATAAATAAGATATCGCTGGTTAGCATGTTTGCGAATagtattgttatttttttaaatattttttttcgttaaTTATGTAAAAGTAAAATGAGAAAAATATGGACCCCTATAAGAAGATCAGAAGatcaaaaaatagtaaagaataattataatgaagaagaaaaggaaaattttgaaaaatccTTACCTAAGGgttttatagaaaataatcgGAATAACAGAGTGCCgtattttgaaataaaagaatcAACAAGTAAGGTCTTAATTACATAACATGCTTTTTTTAAGCcagtgtatatatattatataaaatgtaacTAAATCAGTATTTAAATGTTGAATCAATGTATATGAATCTCTATATCCATCGCGATATATATACTGCTGCCGAACACATTTTGGTTTACCTAACTaactattaaaaatatgtatgctATATAAACCTTTGTAGTGATAGAACAAAAGGAAAAGAAAGAagttcaaaaaatattggcGTTAGAATTGAGAGATAAGTGTAGGTAGGGAtacagaaaaaaataataaaaataaatgatttattGAAAATTGGGGCCTATATTTGGCTATAAAATACACGCCAAATAtgcttttatttatgaattGGAAAATGGGAATATGATTCTTatcttatttttgtattatggTTATGGTGTTTTTTAAGGCTCTCTTTTTCAGATTGtccattaaaaattatatttaattttgaatttttttagaCCAGAAATTGATGAATATGTGGAATGCTCAGTGGGAAGATTGTGGACAATATTGAAGTGCAAAGATTTAATGATGCAAATGCGAAATtgcttaaaaaaatatgaaaattttgaggtatagaaataaaaaaaggaattcGAAAATGTTAACATGGTGTGCATTTCACacattaatatatgtacgttattttacttttttctttattttttttaagtatatcaaatatagggaaaatcaaataatgGAGGAGAGAAAAAAGAACGGAACCAGCTTATTCAGATCAAATGAAAGAGCCAAATATAACAGATTTATACTTGGGTAAGTATTAATGCTGTGAtaatttatgaaatatCATTAATTTGATCATCAGTTTTTCTCGCACTAatggttatatatatttttttttattttaatgttTTGTAACATTTCTGAAAttgtgtttatttttagggacaatgaaaatgaaataactCCAGAAAAGGAACATTGAATTTTCTTATGATCATTCtaattatcaaaaattgtataatatacatgcataaaaatattttttttgcttttttaaattgtgaacaatattttaatttggcTTAACAGTTTTTTTAGAGAaagacataaaaaattgaaacaCCAATTagaaaaacgaaaaaaaatgaataaacatatacaaatatatctCCTAAATTTATGCAGAGGTGGTTTGGcctaataaataatttggtATTCTTCGTTTTTCCTATTAAATGTATCaatatgatgaaatatattcaaGTATTTCATACCAGCacaattataattattttccatttcaAGTATGTTAAACTTCAGGAAAGAAGGAATTGTTTTGAAATAAACGCAAACCTTGTGATGAGAATAAAGCAAATGTGTTATTTTGCATTGTTCTGAGCAATAAGTAGCAATATAACAACCTTGAcaatattgaaaattatttttattatattcaaaatggTGTACAttagtatatttattacatatacTATTCCAACAATAAATgccataatttatattttttaaaaaataaaattctcCTATAGAATTTTGATCGTGCTTTATATCATTGAAATAGTATCTATTAATTATAGATAATTCTTGAAGCACAATATTATCGTTTACTGTTTGTGTACCTTGTAAAGCAcattttacaaaatgatTAACTTTAATTGCAATTGTATATACTTGCTTCCATGTATTAGtatttattaacatatcttgattattataatataaattaataataatattcgtgatatttattatagCGTTACaatgtcttttttttaaatatacacaacttaatttatataagcataataaatcagctataaataataaaatatctcGACCAATTAatatgttcatattttcataaaacatatcttctaataaaatcattaaatttattttattttcattaatttgcTCTAAAATTGATTTATTTAACACTCCATACAAAAATTCTGttatcattaaaaaaaaggaatttataaatgttatatatttttgatttactattactttttgtatattacttttttttaaagacgatattgttatattataaaattcgGATGCAAAAAAGTTTTCAACAATTTGTTCcatatctatatttttaaattctttaaaaaatggaaacaGATTTCTGAGAATATTGATATTGTATGTTAAGCTAGATGATGTTACGCCGTTGTAAATGTTGTTATAACCATCCTCAagtatcatatttattcgaacttctatatatttatatgtgtgCAATCTCATTAATAATCTGTAAATACTGGGGACTCCACTGAACAATATTCCTATATAAGgagaaaataaagaaattacACATTAAGAAAAGTTAATAagtcataatttttcaaaataaaatgcacAATTGTACACCCTTAAAATCGATCTATAACAAAAtgattcaaaaaaataaatcatactcatagaaaaaaaatgtgtaacaaagaatattttttatagtgCTTATTTAcctgaaaaaatatgctgAGAAAATTTGTAAAACTTAGCATTCTTCCCCGAAAAGGTATACTGATCCAGAATAGTGACTTCGTTATCATAATTCATAAggtatgaaaaaaatggggTATTTATAGAGTTGTAAATTTCGATGATTAATGATATCCATACATTATGAAGAATTTGTATCCAAAATTTTCCGGTGTCGATATGCAAATTTAACATGTTATTTATAAagttatcattttttataatttgatcTAAATctgtttttaaatacatatgagaaatatctttttcatttatataaaattttccagtgtctataaatttttttttaacatattttcttatatttcGAAGTCCTTTGATATCTTCATATGGATAAACGTAgtgatatttatttaaaaataattttaaatattcatatttatccAGCCTTTCATCAAATTCAGGGGtagttattatatttaaaacgTCCACAACTTCAGATATATCTACTAAATCACAATTCACATTTAAGCATTgaactatttttttgcatttatTCTGAATAATTTTCAATGCACTTTTTTCTGAGCAATTTAGGGTATTAGTGaaataattatcattttctaaaGTGTCTATATCATCTTTAATTCTTGTGATATCTGTGTCTACGTCATTAGGtctaaatttatatatatcatgaTTTTCCactttataaaattttaaattattatatacttcATTACAGGTatttagtatttttttcaaatggATATTTTCACTtccaaaatttttattagaaAGGAGCataatatcattatatttatcatttattttcatattctcATTTATTTCGTCTTTTTTGAGtctattaaaatttatttcatgaGAAGctgattttttaattttgcaTGCACCTACAGGGTTCTTTTTGGATTTCCCATGTTTATCTTCATGCATGCTCGTATTTGCATTCCTTTCATCTTGTTCATTTTGATCATCGAAATCACATGGTttgtaattattaaaattttcattatcgttttttaaaaatgagtACATCAAGTGATTTATTGATgctattttctttttaattatataagatTTTGAAGTGTTACGATTTTTcaacaaacaaaataaatcatcCTCATCGTTTTCGAGGGATTTAAGATATTCTTTACACCCATCTTCCGTATTCATACTTAGGTTTCCATTTAGTCATagaatatgtttttttccttGGTGCACAATTCGTTTGGGTTATTTTATTGATGCCATCTACACTGataatattctttatattttttccagtAGCATCATTTAAAcgacaattttaatatttatatatttaaatatgaaataataatgacaaaaaataaaataaacgaattgggaataaaaaaatatagtttaaattctttcctttttattcGATGATACAACGCTGGGAAAGTGAGATggtttaaaaatgtaaaagaaaataatataagtaaaaaaacaaaaaattaaacgatatatttaattaaaaataataaaattcatattaaaatgtgtatccaaattaattttgtatttttacaCAAGTGATATTATGTGTAACAACATACACACACgtgcatatgcatatgtagTGAACGATTATAAAATGCgaagaaatattaattgcccaaaaataaaaaaagaaaaatatactgaagaaatatataattatgaaaatataacattatattttgaaaaaatatccaaatatattaaacaaaaaaatgatacaaaattgaaataaatgtataaacaAAAGGGTTATgtgttttaattatataaaattttaataaatttttaaagacAGCAtgataattaatattataaatcgAGATATATTTACAACAAAATGAGAATTTTACGAAAAATATGGAGCtgttattatatgttaatatttcatttaaaatatttttttttataatataaatgggaatactataatttaaaaaaaatcaaaccGAATATTCATTAGCTAGCTAATACCGTCCAATAGTAAAATGTACGTCATTTTTGAACataaaaagaattattttgtttaataattattattctaTTAGATAAACTAAAGCatattatttcttaaaTGATTCAAACGAATATTGATAGCATATAACAATTTCTTTAGAAGTTAGGAATGTGTGCGTGATTCTTCGCTATATAATAAGCATATGACAAGTACATGcttatactatatatatttcttaaaaATTAGTTACAACATTATACTATATTATGATCCTGTCTATTATTTCATTGTGTCAAAACCAAGTAAAATCTGTGTATAtgtcaatattttttatgattcaAAATTCAAATAAGAGAATACGGCTATTAGTAATCGCTGAATAAGCAAAATgctaacatttttttagtataaaTTGAAAATGTAGACTTTTACTATTATAGAAAATTTCCTTAAGTATTTTtcactttattttttataatatactttgaataaat
This genomic stretch from Plasmodium vinckei vinckei genome assembly, chromosome: PVVCY_02 harbors:
- a CDS encoding ribosome biogenesis protein BRX1 homolog, putative, with protein sequence MDEQNDINDETEYIKETNVEVEDEMEKEDESSNDLTLEKKRKDHASNDDLPEPKKMSLIEEGEDEEEEGEEEDEEEEEDEEEEEDEEEDEEEEENEEEEEDEEEENNEEEDEGEDPYLLKDATYIKKNRLWTMRQKVLIVRSPLKKKNCQSFIDNLKLLLPHHKMESKWSKKGKKSDLSNVCYNSNCTNLIFFDIKRNRHCLWICKNKIGPSLYFEILDYIPLHSLSFPGNCLLYSRPLLIFSKQFDEFDHLKLIKEMFIHIFGTPKYHPLSKPFYDHCYNFYYINDLIYFRHYQILPTTLADSNNINKQKLVEIGPQFTLHIIKIFDKFFKGDIIYENLKYKNSETPKQKKMKQNIKKKITSIEKKKSYMKRVKLIHTPIKTDIDF
- a CDS encoding mRNA (N6-adenosine)-methyltransferase, putative, coding for MSLAREKYLKRKRELLESINIIDSNLEDKKDGRSKEKIGENKNDSQKDNKRKHEERQKYYENNKRDYEQNKSIKTNESGGNNSKNYDSLNRIEKNKTKHSTHHDRNENNSYSNANRDDSPLSIRENKYSRNDNLGMKPPSNMNKNDNRLSTQNYRGSNNVSDAQLDARYKDPLKDIPNLKNIEIYDSSILLLFTCKILLEMSEMDGGKPNNVKKVSITSVEILREIKSRNRKNIKFLKINILNNVLVHLTKNRSSEKHDYGKRSASDVVCEKYKEIKLEGSCIDIENVGINIIIKTVYINNIKKLLLRYMYKFSTTNNSMMNPNFSKNMARMEKDEIYRLGNNSNEYNINNSNMDGYNNNNMLGQREASYNSLTAENDNTKSFGAQQYLPEQYPNTGSEMMHINNNIISGNVHIEGGSKINYLENLLNEPTAKEKKIKEETTNILSILEAPTVIEELRIKKFQKKNDSVKIICQHLTRKACQKHNKECDKIHFKKIISEHTDISLGDCSYLDTCRHIETCKFVHYCVDKEDKMIMNEKSEMNKEQISKKKSNYKNTESFYTIKYDDNHTYEPQWIRCDLRNFDLSIFNQYVSVVMADPPWDIHMDLPYGTMTDNEMKHLPVQLIQDEGMIFLWVTGRAMELARECLQIWGYKRVEEILWVKTNHLQRIIRTGRTGHWINHSKEHCLVGIKGNPVINRNIDCNVIVSEVRETSRKPDEIYKLIERMCPQNLKIELFGRPHNVRRNWITLGNQLNGVVLHHPQVKERYNKVAPKLNMPLCE